The Synergistes jonesii genome window below encodes:
- a CDS encoding AcrVA2 family anti-CRISPR protein, translating to MIEKPRPVAILETFEARAKHMQFQGRPVRSFWESIERAAGLPAHMVPMATWNAAWRPTDGGDEDDARMAADIAYHLAQWRLSKGIYRFDPTLLDELASGGVPENTPCEIFARLPEPSIWVETAGRCHLDGFFARLWSDDGEGGAPSRLMLLCDIGLGMPFPHTVLFGESVGENIRGIIDFLEANGGVYLQMDALLRFVFTLLAYLCSDEPDYDDGRVPPPLKPPARLKGGRRMWLPRPAPTEWGVGARIGAAIRSFAPPTESRGHTGDGTPTGRTVRPHIRRAHWHGFWTGARKEPEKRRFVHRWIPPIPINVRPDDELPAVIRAVKKNKGEAK from the coding sequence ATGATCGAAAAACCGCGTCCCGTCGCAATCCTCGAAACATTCGAGGCGCGCGCGAAACACATGCAGTTTCAGGGGCGGCCCGTGCGCTCCTTCTGGGAGAGCATCGAGCGGGCGGCGGGGCTGCCCGCGCATATGGTGCCGATGGCGACATGGAACGCGGCGTGGCGCCCGACGGACGGAGGCGATGAAGACGACGCGCGCATGGCGGCAGACATCGCCTATCACCTCGCGCAGTGGCGGCTGTCGAAAGGGATATACCGTTTCGACCCAACGCTGTTGGACGAGCTCGCGTCCGGCGGCGTGCCGGAAAATACGCCGTGCGAAATATTCGCGCGCCTGCCGGAGCCCAGCATATGGGTAGAGACGGCGGGGCGATGCCATCTCGACGGATTCTTCGCTCGCCTGTGGAGCGACGACGGAGAAGGCGGCGCGCCGTCACGTCTGATGCTGCTGTGCGACATCGGGCTTGGCATGCCGTTTCCGCATACAGTTCTCTTCGGCGAAAGCGTCGGCGAAAACATAAGAGGCATAATAGACTTCTTGGAAGCGAACGGCGGGGTGTATCTCCAGATGGACGCGCTGCTGCGTTTCGTTTTCACGCTGCTCGCCTATCTGTGCAGCGACGAGCCGGACTACGACGACGGGCGCGTCCCCCCGCCGCTGAAACCGCCCGCAAGACTGAAAGGCGGGCGCAGAATGTGGCTGCCGCGCCCTGCTCCGACAGAATGGGGCGTCGGCGCGCGCATCGGCGCCGCCATACGGTCATTCGCGCCGCCGACGGAAAGCCGCGGGCATACCGGCGACGGAACGCCGACAGGGCGGACAGTGCGCCCGCATATCCGCCGCGCCCATTGGCACGGTTTTTGGACGGGCGCGAGAAAAGAGCCGGAAAAGCGGCGCTTCGTACACCGTTGGATACCGCCGATCCCGATAAACGTCCGACCGGACGACGAACTGCCGGCGGTGATACGGGCGGTGAAGAAAAATAAAGGAGAAGCAAAATGA